One region of Molothrus aeneus isolate 106 chromosome 1, BPBGC_Maene_1.0, whole genome shotgun sequence genomic DNA includes:
- the PRELID3A gene encoding PRELI domain containing protein 3A isoform X2, translated as MKIWSSEHVFGHPWDTVIKAAMRKYPNPMNPCVVGVDVLDRSLDNQGRLHSHRLLSTEWGLPSIVKAILGTSRTLTYIEEHSVVDPVEKKMELCSTNITLTNLVSVDERLVYTPHPENPEKTVLTQEAIITVKGISLSSYLESLMANTISSNARKGWDAIEWIIQNSESALS; from the exons GCATCCCTGGGATACTGTGATCAAAGCTGCTATGAGGAAGTACCCCAACCCCATGAATCCCTGCGTGGTAGGAGTAGATGTCCTCGACAGGAGCCTGGATAACCAGGGGAGGCTGCACAGTCACCGTCTGCTCAGCACGGAGTGGGGATTGCCCAGTATTGTCAAAGCG atATTAGGAACAAGTAGAACTCTGACTTACATAGAGGAGCATTCTGTGGTAGATCCAGTGGAAAAGAAGATGGAGCTTTGCTCAACTAAT ATTACACTCACAAACTTGGTGTCTGTTGACGAGAGACTGGTTTACACACCTCACCCAGAAAACCCGGAAAA GACTGTGCTAACCCAAGAAGCAATTATTACTGTTAAAGGCATTAGCTTGAGCAGTTATCTGGAAAGCTTGATGGCAAATACAATATCTTCTAATGCCAGAAAG GGGTGGGATGCTATTGAGTGGATAATTCAAAATTCTGAGAGCGCTCTAAGCTAG